caacacgtggggcgtgaggtctccacagtacatcgatgttgtcgccagtggtcggcggaaggtgcacgtgcccgtcgacttgggaccggaccgcagcgacgcacggatgcacgccaagaccgtaggatcttacgcagtgccgtaggggaccgcaccgccacttcccagcaaattagggacactgttgctcctggggtatcggcgaggaccattcgcaaccgtctccatgaagctgggctacggtcctgcacaccgtggccgtcttccgctcacgccccaacatcgtgcagcccgcctccagtggtgtcgcgacaggcgtgaatggagggacgaatggagacgtgtcgtcttcagcgatgagagtcgcttctgccttggtgccaatgctggtcgtatgcgtgttcggcgccgtgcaggtgagcgccacaatcaggattgcatacgaccgaggcacacagggccaacacccagcatcatggtgtggggagcgatctcctacactggccgtacaccactggtgatcgtcgaggggacactgaatagtgcacggtacatccaaaccgtcatcgaacccatcgttctaccattcctagaccggcaagggaacttgctgttccaacaggacaatgcacgtccgcatgtatcccgtgccacccaacgtgctctagaaggtttaagtcaactaccctggccagcaagatctccggatctgtcccccattgagcatgtttgggactggatgaagcgtcgtctcacgcggtctgcacgtccagcacgaacgctgatccaactgaggcgccaggtggaaatggcatggcaagccgttccacaggactacatccagcatctctacgatcgtctccatgggagaatagcagcctgcattgctgcgaaaggtggatatacactgtactagtgccgacattgtgcatgctctgttgcctgtgtctatgtgcctgtggttctgtcagtgtgatcatgtgatgtatctgaccccaggaatgtgtcaataaagtttccccttcctgggacaatgaattcacggtgttcttatttcaatttccaggagtgtatattgacgagtgctgtcgctgacatgaaaacactgtactgtttctgtacataccttggttgtctgagtaggcgcacggtgatgtacatcttgtagcatctctcccaaaacgtttatggtaccaacacaccttacgctcgtcctcttgttgacttcgtgtttcacgcccagcccggtctATCTTGCGCTTAAAGATAACTTGTGGTCGCTGTAGCGTGCGTAGCTGCGTTCGCAAatcctctattgcagtttttaaatctctaatttcgtttgaaatttttgttgtttgtcgcgttgcgaccgcggTACAATTTACTGTTaaatcgtcagtttggtcttgctggtaatggtagttatcgtacgtggcatctgtcgacgtcattgccactgttgcagtaggctcgtgcgtctcgtagattctctctgcagcgagcagcagtttgtcagctgatctttcgtcgtatatatGATCGTTCTTACTTgcattggtagctgttgttgccatacgcggagtaacagtctatcagagactgtcgaactatctaccaggctgcgtaaatgacgccagtattctgatggggtcctatctccccgtttctcttggtacagtacttgtttgactctgatgtagacagacttcacacaccgagaaattaattcttctttcagtctacagtatgctccttctgtAGGCGGGTTTACTATAATGTCAGGTATCACagccgaggtctgatggtccaaattacttatcaccaaggtgaacttctcgtgatcactgactattctttgttgtagaaatatattttccattatcgCGAACCATGTGTAtcgctgagaaggcatgaatgggggcgctcgtaattgcaaccgttgagttggtgaagcctTGAAACCAGCGAGTAGTTccattgctgttacttgctgtggttgtgctgcagtAGTCCCAGTTGCCTTGCTGGTGTGTGCAATGGTAattgaaccaacgtcattcctttggtctggtatatgcttgaagttcatatctttcgaaatatgcaactgtagagtttctatctcattctgaagcctatgaatgtcttccgttatcgaaccgtatcgtttgccgtcgtcgtccattgcttttgcagttaatattcgacgtagctaacgaaaggTTTAAAGTTCCTTAAgcggaggtcaccaattatgtaggccacttgcctacaacaaataactgcatagccgtccggtataatgtgtTGACgaaaaaactcacaatgagaagaaactaaaaaacagagaagtaacaaactaGGAGACTCTGTAgccttacggcaaagataaaaaaacaacacatgaccagaaaaaaaCTCTCGTGCACTTTTGaaatcactttgcaccagacatgaataaTATCACTGCCCCGTGGGCTTTAAATTTACCATTGTCAGTGAAGCATCCAggcttgtaaaaaacatgatattaCTTATTGAGATCATAATGATTTATAATCTAGATACCAAgttgataaagaacttcaattagctgcaaaagaaagaatgcatgcaagtgacGATTAGGAGAAATAGttgtaatgtatggaaaacgaaaattagaaaTGGGCTTAGGCGTGGATGACAATGGATAGggaatataaaaatttcatcttattaaatttttaatctgtataaATGAACAACTTTTCGATCGATTATACTTTGCTTCCAAGTGGCAAAACCAAGCCAAAAGCGGGTAAATTAAAGTTGAATAATGAGCAGTTAGATgtgattgaaccatttttgactgatgttcaaaagaaaaagaaagataagaaaactagtagaaatttacttgttacattagctattcctgttgtgaagaaaaattattgaatatctaagaaaaagaaggaagaaaaaggaCTAACAAAACACGAAGGTGGATTTCTACCATTACTTTTGGTTGCATCaccatatctagcaactattggttcactcgctggaggatctgcagcaattggGAATGCAGTATTAAACAAGAAGAAATCCGATAAAGAagtagaagaacagaaaagacatgATCAAGCAATGGAGAAGAAAGCTGGCGTTGGACGCAATCCTAAGCCTGCTTCAGCAGGCACTGGCGCTagactgaagaaagcaaaaaaCATTTCGAAGAGCTGATGGAAAAATTTaacagtcctttatctaattttgacATAGAAAAACCTACTAAACAACTACCAAAACAACTAGTTAACTATTTGGGAAAAAAATGAACTATACTACAATActgagagaatataaaatttcgattgaagtaatatgtggtcatttgtgtctatttgtttaaAAATTGTTATGCGAATTACAAGTTAATGATATTTTTAaactaataaatggacatttttgtgaataaaatcaaCACTGATGAGGAGCCACCATAAGATTTAAGCTCATTGGAATCAAGAATTAAGAGAATTAGGGCCAAAAATAGCGAATTTAATCAAACAATTCTAGAAATAATTATTGGACATTTTTAGAATAACTAAAACTTTAATTGATTTTAGAGGCAGGCGATTAGTAGACATAAAAGATCCAGTAAATGATTATGATGTTGTTACTAAACAGTACTTAGAGAAGGAACGTGTTACAAAACCCGAATACACAAGCATTCTAACACAGTTCAATAACTATGTCAACACTATACAGTTcaatgaaaaaattaatcagattcatCAAGATAACTACTACACTATAaagaatttctttacaaaaaaggaattagaaaaagctttttcggattatttctcaaaaacagatacGTCTGCATCGACAGGTGAGCAAATTTAAATACATAAGTAATTAAATATTTAATCAATACAGTATATTCGTCAAATCTTCGTTTTGAACCAGCAGTTGCTGCTGTAACTGGTGGCAGAAGGCCTATTATCATTTTCCAATCTTGAAATGATTGGCAAATTTGCATTTCAGAATAATAGTTCGACAGTTTGGTTAGTTCAAGAAATTCAGATGTTAACATATATTTCTTAGCTTTAGTATAGACAACATATTTCAATTTGGATGTAGGTCTACAACGAACTCTAGGTagcatttcatgattcttaaaatcATTAGCAAGTTGGTCGATGGGTCCCCTCCAGGCATCAAGATATACAGTAACAGGCGGTGAATGTATAATTTTATTATCATGCAGAAACAAGTAATCATCTACACCAGGTGTTTGATCTGAAACTTTGGCATCCCAATGTATAGAATCATTTTTCTCCTTCTTGTGTTCATCACTCCACTTCCAAATGAATTCTTGTGGATGCTGTAGAAACAGTAAATTCACTGGCATTTCTGGCTttttgttgtttgcaaatgataatgTACGATGTACACCGAATGTCCCATATTTTCATTGCCACCCTAGAAAGCATAATATAATGATAGGTATTTGATAAGTTTTACCCTTAGCAACAATGACACCATTAACATGGTAATGGGTGGGTAACTGTTCCTCTCGTCCATGGACCTAAAGTCGATAAAGTTGCAGGGCTAGAAAATTTGAACAGTCGTGACCTCATTGTTTATCAGACATTTCACATGGCAGAGGTTTACAATAGAGATATTGGTAAATCATATTACTTGTCATCAATGCCGTTGGTTCTGAGGACTATGAatcattgtaaaataaatgaatttgaaTCTGTATCAGTCTGGGTAAATGGtactgaaaattgtaaaaaaattaatatcGTCAGTGATCTcacacattattatagaaattaaataaattttccccttccattATCCTTACCAAAAAAACTACacactgatcttgccaaaagccgagaagcgattcttcttagtgttgtagctctctggagcACTCTGGGATGCACTCTATCAGTGACTTCAGTCATTATGCAACCGCTTATCTCTCTGTGTTTACAAACAGATGCCCAATCGCGCATGCTGTTAGAGAGACTACAGCACGCGTATGGAATTACACATCTCTGGACTTAGTAGTTCTTGGCTGACGCTGTGGATCAAAATTCTCTAAGTGTACATTGAGtatcgggggctcaaggatgcaacgcTTTGTCTATATAAGTAATGAATCTGAATCTGGTAAGGAGGATTCAGTCTTTGGGCAGCCACTTGAGCAACAGCATTGGACCGCACACACAGAACATGCCGCAATACTTTAGGAGGAGAAGGTGTACACGCATTACAGGTTgtaaagcaatagacaatatttcAATTAATACTGAGATGATAATCTTTACGAAATAACTTTATCTACTCAGTCAATAATAGTAAATAAGTCAAGTTTTCTGACTCTAACATTGAAATATTCTGTTAAAACTGTACCAGTTGATGTGAAGTTAATTATATTTGCTGAAATACTTTAAGCCTTATTAaatatttattctatataaatggagaatcATGTTTTGCATTAACTCCTTAAGGACAATcacatttattgcttgaagtgtaaaaaatttagtgaacacaCGATCCACACGGAGtaacaacaaaaaaatgaaagacaaagaatCGAAGGTctttatacaatatgtaaaaccaaatagagtaaatttgttaaaatgtttttgtaGATAGTGAAGGTCTgaataatattcatgaagaaataattaatgaattacataaaccgatgaggagaaattttaaaagaaaaaggttGTCTCTCTTGGTATAgacgatttatggcaagctgatctagtCAAAATGGACTTAGGTAATctgaaaggaatttcaaaaataaatcgagaatacaaatatttattaactcttatcgatgtattttcaaaattttcttgggctgttcctgttaaagataaaacaggtaagaatgtGGCTGATGCTCTCGAAAAAATTTTCATAGTAAGAAAGCCAAAAactttacaaacagataatggcaaAGGATTCTACAACAAACAATTTCATGACCTGatgaaaaaatataacattaatcactATTCAAACTTtactgaattaaaagcatctgttgttgaacgattcaatagaacattgaaagaaaagatgtggaaaaaaTTTTGTCAACAAGGAAATTACAAATGGGTGGACTTAGTTAAAAATACATGAtgaatacaacacacaaaacattCAACTGTAAAAATGAAACCGATAGATGTTAACAAGAAAAATTTAAAGATGGGCACCATTGTAACGAATCAAAAAGCGAAATTTAAGAATGGTGACAAGGTGAGAATTAGCAAACAGAAAGGACTTTTTGGAAAAGGATATACTGCCAATTGTCAACAGAAATTTTCGAAACTGAAGATGATATTCCTTCGGATCCAATCACATACAAATTCAGAGACAtcgaaggaaatttttatgaacaagaactacagaaaacaaaatatccagatgtatatcttgttgaaaaagttttgagaaagaaaggagatacagtttatgttaaatggttgggtTTCAATAAATCACACAACAGTTGGATAAATAAAGATAATGTAGTATTGTAAACTGTTGGTGATTAACTGATCTGCAGAGTACAAATAATTGACCTCTGAATTTTTGTCTCAATGTAAGTGTAACCGATGGCTACTCTTCAAttctatataattttttaaaacactattaaaattttAATCTATTAAATGGCTACCCTAAGAATGAATAAGCTAGCACTTTCATTCTTTCTAGCTGTATGTTATCCAAATGGAGATACATGAACATTCATAAATCAATAAACTGATGCAAATGTGAATTATTTATACGATCACAAAGGAGacaaaatttgtattgtttataaatacttCAAAAAACAGCTATCCATTTTTCCTATCTTTCATGCCACGTGATAATAAACCTTCTTTCATGTTACCATGCTGACTTTTTTCAACTAAATTCTTTTGGTCTGCAGTGGGTAAATTTTACCCTTTGAAATTCCATACTAAAAAGCCAGACTCTGAAAATCTATAGTGGACAAAACATCTTTTTGTTCTGCAAAAGGCATTTTGGATCTCATAACTAAAGGATACCATCCCAGGTCATTAATAAATTTTGTGTGTGGACGAATATTTTGTGTGCGGACGAATATTTTAATAGCGTCATTTCACCACTATTCAAATATTCGTATGTTTTACAATGATTACAAACACTTGCTTACCATTGTACATCAGCTTGTTGTTGGCGTCCATttattaaaattctacagcagGAACAGTTAGAATTTAAACATAAAAATTCTTTCTCCAGTCATTAatttcatcaacaatatcattggaCTGATCACATAATTTCTCAACAAAGTATGATAGGCTGTTGAAGTGAatattgtatatttcttttcttttgtctacTCTGTGTACACCAAAATGAATCTTGAACATATGCTCTACTAAGTCATAATCCGTACATTTGTATTTTCTGAcataaaataatttatgaaatgataattaaatggacaccctagctgcaaacaggtgttgatttacttcattggggacatgttgaaaatgtgtgccccgaccgggactcgaacccgggatctcctgcttccatggcagacgctctatccattattcgtggcagattaatctagcaagtcccgtatgagttcgggcatagcgtatgcgtttgcacaagaaggtcaatggctgggaagccatattttaactccatatgacggtagtatccgttcccgaaagaacagttaccgtggatgatcaTGCAGCTttgttagaaatgaaatgataattaaatggacaccctatctGCAAACAAGCGTTGATGTATTTCATGCGctcgcggggagcgtgcaagggataagtccctgcagacacacTATCCTCTATGCCCgcagtggctgagatggatagagcgtctgccatgtaagcaggagattccgaattcgagtcccggttggggcacacattttcaacatgtcccgaatgaagtacatcaacgccagtttgcagctagggtatccatttaattatcatttcattttaaatatcacttttgaacagcgttcacttctccattaattaatgtatggacctcaaaacaagcaaatgTTGTGCTCGAgtatcggccaggcacgaaaacggccatgaatgagtttcttagttttgagtacacttacgaaaaaaatataaagacaaccatgagagttactgatttatgatgcttagttcacaatcatttctgagtattattagtaactacgctgccgtccctaaacctagttacagcagtgtgaatcagacgcattacgtattccggTCCGTGCCAGtcgcgtctttgagatgccagctatggtcacttcccagccctctgtaggaacacatcggctcgtcttcttcctgctggttctgtaactgagatttggaaacaaggcaaggtatatttggcaactctgtgttcgacgagttacttcctggtgtgcatggaattaagcctcaaagttcacttgatttttcctgtcagttccattgaataatctgagttgttatcgcttgaggtgtaataaaagattgtaaatttaccgttttcagcccaggaaactcGTTACactggaaatcgcaactaatcttgtcctttaaatagcgattcacgagttctagtcactattggcctcgtaataggAATCGTGGATACATACTTATTCGCTACCTCTGTGGTAATATGCAGACATATATAAAGTGCCTGTTCTGGTTCGCGGTTGCAGTCTGACGTTTTTATTCCTtaggtgaaagagctacaagcagtcagatcaaacatcgataaagaaaacgcaagaaaatacttctTTATGTGTAATCTGTTCTTTActacttttcattgttttagttcttTGAAGCAATTCCAAATCTTTGTGATGTTAATGTGATGTTCAACTTTTATTTGATGCAACAATTCTGATCTAGTTAAACTTAAATTATTTTCAGTTATGCAATCATCAAGAGCTTGATTTATTTTCTCCTTCACTTCTACTGGATAAATAACTCCTCTTCTTCAGGCGTTATCGGGTCTAAAAAGTACATTTCCTCTAAGTGATTTTTAGTTAAATCATTAATGAAGTGGAAAAGCTCGTTTATGTTAACATTTagtatgaaactgcaaaaaacagTTTGTGTTCTTTTGGAGACACAAATGTGCTTTACATTTTCTGCAATGAATTcttgaacaccctgtacattttggaaatttgcgaCTTGGAGCTCTtacatcatgcaaaggcaaatggtcaatagaatcaaactgtatctctgtagctggtCGTAATTCTCCTCTGTTTCTTGGTATGACTCTCGTGTCTGAAGCCAGTCCTTCTTCATACAGATgccccctcttcttttcagtcactTTCTTTTGGCACAGTATCAATCCATCTGCTGCCCTGATACGAACTGaagaaggtccatttgcttcttctttgggaCGGACAGGTTGTCTGCATCTCGTCTGTATTTCCAACCAACTTTGCACAATGCCAAAGTCAACAGCATGAAGAATCATACGCAAGACCATTTTCGAGATCTGATGAAAACTATGTAGGAGCTTATCAATTGATCAAATAGATCCACACCACCCATTGCATGATTATATTTTCTCACGATTTCAGATCTttctactttcacatatttatggtgCTTTTTGTTCCAAAGCTCAACTtcatccactgagcctttaccaacaaagtttgaGCACAATACAATTGGCCTATtgtctaaccacttacacatggtaatttcatcagcactagtgatttcttcacagtaacctctggtttgtttcattattgttttatcatctgaaaaaggcaagttctttccAAATCTGTTCTGACGGACAGTACCTACTGCATTGATgccttgagatttcagaacttgaaacaggaggacctaatccaaatttttttacagcatgcggtatttagttcagttgtagcGCCTTGATCCAAAAGGAAATCATGCACTATTCCACACTTTCCACACAACATGAAGACATtgattccccatggacttggtttccccTTACACACTGCTTTGCTGTAAACTTCGcagtgaaaggaataattccttcatccacacaaacattctcttctataggaagGTCACTGCAACGTTTTCGAATGGCTGTGTAAACTGGCctgaatttgtaaaatttatctttattttcaggtggcttctccagattgttcaccaagtgtaaatttgttcgtaattctaaaaatCTATCTCGTGAAATGTTTTCCCAAAACACATTGACCTTGAggcttgtatcccaatacattGGTAAGCTGGGAAGTTTCAAAGCACCAGTcaatatatgcaaaccaaatagcaCCTCTAGTTCTTAAGGAGTTGTCTACTTGAATGAGGATTTGCCTTGTTGTAATGCATAAATAATAGTATATGCTGCtatgctagtgaacaaatcatctggtatatatcttttgaagtattgtGTTGGAGAACACAAGACAGATTCTTCAAAATTTAGAGCTTTGTATGTTTGTCCCATGGTACTTAGAGGCCtgcgtttccattttatggattctgTAGGTGTCACCATTATATTGTCACACAGGTTATTCTattctgggttgttttcattgcataaaatgttcatttcagcatccaccacctctctgtcatcttcatcttcagatatggtgtctctAAACACATCATTCACGCTCATTGTATCTGCTCCAACACGTTTCACTGTGTGTGGAGCTTGCCTTTCAATAAttggtacactgtcatcctcatctccactGAAATGTATGTCAGAAACAtcaccattttcaattatgtccataatcaagCCCCAATcttctccacagaaagatattccttatccagatttgtaagtcaaaagccagaaatataaaataaaatcatgtgtACTGGTCAGTTATTCTTCTCCTTGCTGCTGGTACTGAAATTCCTGAAGAAAATACCACACATAACTACCATAGCCATGCAAATACAGCTGAGACAAAATTTGGGGTTACGTTTCCTATTTTACACAATTAAtgacctgttgtacacaaatgtgtacattatatttacctgatacataacacatatatgaactgaatgaaattgctgaaaattccactgaaagaatgtctaatgtttccaaaagaaggaaaccacaTGAAACATTCATTAACAAAACCCACAATGTGACTATTGTAGGAATAAAGTCAAcgagtaatggcttcccacagagagacaacaccagagagtatatttcACCATGCAGTTCACagactgctcagaagagagcagcagctgctggaCCATGACCAAAATAAACCTACACAAATGTGCACTGTGAGTTTTTATGTATATGACATTTCTTgtcagcgaaatattagtgaacaaactttataTACACAACTGTGACCACCAGGTCTAAGAACGTTAATtactaatcaaaattttgtctcaaTAATTGGAAGTGTACAAGAAGCGTCCAAAATACGAAGTGGAAATGTCAATTGACAACTTTTATTAACGTAAATGTACAAAGAATAAGAATTcaaatatttgtaaagaatgtaatAAAATGCTTAGAAGAAACGCATATAATAATGAAAAACCGTTTTAAACAATTTGTATCTAGTTATAACAGTCCTTTGTAAATGTTTAAGGACATGaaagattttctttgtttttacaaacaacaacaattactactactactactactactactactacaagcaTTATATAGAGAACAACACTGTGAAAAATGTATTGACTGTCAATAAATTAAAGATCTTTGTTGTTTTTACTTAAGTCATACATCTAGGTACAAGCTCACaagtagatgcaagatttataaacTAGAATATAGGCGAAAGAGAAAAATAGTGTGTAAGTGTGGAAAAGCAATAGTTAAAAACTATCTCAAAAAACATTTACTGACAAATAGACGcatcaaaataacaaaaaatgaaaactcTCATTCTTtgcaaaacttatgtttttttattccttaataaatGGATGAAGCTTTTAGAGAGCATTTAGACAGTCGATCAACTTCGTGATTATTGCAGGAAGAATAATTTATGAGTATACAGCAGACTTAGAAAAGGTAATTTAATTAAATTAATCGTTTCAAATAAATAATTTGCCTCCTCCCACAAGAACTCTCCATAATTTGAGGGTGAAGGAACTCAAATCTAGAGCTAAAAGTCTTGGCATTAGAGGATACAGTATATTAAAGATATCAGAGTTAATTAACACTGTCAGATAACAAGTGTTTACATTTCATCCAGAAGTAGTCCAAAAGACTAGATCAAGACCAAAGTGTGTACccaatataattatttttacagacttGATGATAACATTATTGATAAACCTCACCCATCGAGAGAAGAAAAATAGTGAAGGTAGATTAAATTTATCCATTTAGTAGCAAAATATTTGAGCAAGAAAAGGAGGCTGAGCCATCTAAAAAGCATTTATTTAAGATTAAAGGAACTAGATAGagatttaatgaaattttaaagtgTGGTCTATATAATTGTCTTTAACCATGCTAACATTGCCGAACCCGATACTGTTAGTGAGAAAACAGATTACATAACGAAAGCACTCAACTCTATGGTAGATGTAGCTAAAAAGAGAACTAATTTCAGGAAAGGAGATAAGTTGAATATAACAGTCAACTACCCAGAAATGTTTTATATATTTTCTAAAGGTTATAATGCATTGAATAACACTGTTCAAGCATTGTGAAACAAAACGAGAGATATCTGATGAGACTGTTGATATAGCAGATACCACATTTAATATTCAGATGTTTGCAATTCCTAGAGGACAAGgtggtaatggaaaaaaataattaatcttaCTGAAGACAAACAGACTATGAGATGCATCACAAGAATTAAAAATGATGATAATCAGTGCTGTCCTAGAGCAGtaattgttgcattaacataccatacaaataatattttgggAAGGGAACTAGCCACagctgaaattaagaaaatcagagaaggaaataaatacaaattacagaaagAGTT
This genomic stretch from Schistocerca cancellata isolate TAMUIC-IGC-003103 chromosome 5, iqSchCanc2.1, whole genome shotgun sequence harbors:
- the LOC126188832 gene encoding piggyBac transposable element-derived protein 1-like, whose translation is MVTPTESIKWKRRPLSTMGQTYKALNFEESVLCSPTQYFKRYIPDDLFTSIAAYTIIYALQQGKSSFNLPMYWDTSLKVNVFWENISRDRFLELRTNLHLVNNLEKPPENKDKFYKFRPVYTAIRKRCSDLPIEENVCVDEGIIPFTAKFTAKQCVRGNQVHGESMSSCCVESVLLFQVLKSQGINAVGTVRQNRFGKNLPFSDDKTIMKQTRGYCEEITSADEITMCKWLDNRPIVLCSNFVGKGSVDEVELWNKKHHKYVKVERSEIVRKYNHAMGGVDLFDQLISSYIVFIRSRKWSCV